A segment of the Gemmatimonadota bacterium genome:
GAGCAAATTGCACAGGGCGCGGAATGCCACGCCAAAACCATCAATACCACTAAAGCCGCCAAATTGTCCACCGCCCTTTACATGCGGTTCCAGATCGATAAATACACCCGGCACCCCCAGTTCCTGAAACTGGCTTTGCAGGCGCGGTACGAGTGTTTTAAAATCCCGCAGGACCATTTCATGTCCGGCATCGCCCTGATCCACGGGAATAAACCGCGTCAATCCTCTCTCTGTTGCGCGGTCCAGCATCGGCTGATTGGCCGGCGCGTTAAATCCTTTGATGTGTATCCATCCCAATCCGGGCTTTGTTTTCTCATATTCGGCAAAAACGCTGTCCGGGCTGTGTCCCATGCTTTCCATATTGCCCACATCCATGATGATGCAGGTGTTGGGACTGTCGATCTTTTCGTGCAGTGCGAGCAGTGTTTCGCCATCTCCGCCGATTAAATGCGATTCTACTTCAGAACCGTAGATCAGGCCTTCGCTTGCACACAGGGCCACAATTTCTGAGAGCTGATCTGCCGCTTGATTTAGATGCGGCCAGGGATCGGTCCCATGTGGGTGGTAATAGCTAAAGCCGCGGATGAGTTTTGTGTCAAATGCATGGGCGAGTTCGATGGCGCGTTTGACATCTGTCTCCAGATATTCCTTAAACGGCACATAGCGATTGTCGGTCCCGTCATTCACGTCCAGCAATTTTATTTTTCCAAGTGGCGATCCAATGCTCGATACCGAAATACCAAATTCACCGTGCATTTTTTGGAGTTGTACAATCTCCTGCGCGGTCAATTCCATGGCGTTCTTTACGCCATTGCCCACGTCGATAAAACGGATTGTGTAATAAGACAAGCCAAGCGCGCGCATCATGGTAAACTGCTCTTCGGCACGCTTGCTCTCCGGTCCTTCGTCGGCAAAACCCGATAAAATCACCTCTGCCACAATAATGCTCCTTTCTATGAATCAGGCCAAAGCACGGGAATCAATCGCGGTGTGCCAGTGCCCTGATCGCAAGCTGGCGTAATCTCAATTGATTGACTATCCCTGAAATCCACGTTGGCCAATACAATGGCTGATAAAAAAGTACACGATCCTCCGGGGGCTATTTCAGAGGGTGTACATACATCTTCGCTCGTCCCCAACGGGGTGTCGTTTTCACCCAACACACGCACGCGCACCTTAAGGCCCGTGAGTTCCAAGCCCGATTGACTGTCAAGATTACCACTAATGCGGATAAAGCTCGATGGACTTTCAGGTGTACCCGCAGCTTCGCCTATAATGGATGGGTTGCCCAAGACGACTAAATCTTCGGGAATAAAAACCCGCGATCCAGCAGAGTCGTCTTTAGAACATCCAAATAAAAAAAAGACGGACAAAAACCCAATGATATATTTCATCGCTGTGTCCTCTGTTGTGTGATACGGCGCGTTTGACGCAACAATATACACGCCAATACTGTATCGGGCAAGGGGGGTATCAGTAGTTAGCTGGCTACTGACCACTTTCCTCAAAATCAAATGTCACCACATTCTGCACGCCCGATAGATTCGAACGCGGGGCAAATTCCATTGTCAATGCAATTTTCTGCACCTGTCCCGCGTCAAATCTGGAAAACCGATGGGTTGTGCGGGCTATTTCTTCGCTGTTAGCGGTCTGCAATTTCCAGGTCATGATAAATGGGCTGATAATCGGTACTGGTCCCGTATTGACGACATCGGCCAGGATGTTTACTCCCACAATATCACCCGTTGCATTGTAGGTCGGCTCGCGGTGTACGTTGGCAATGGACATAAAATCCGAAAGAAGATCGTTCTCGGGCGATATGGGAACGCCCCCACAGCCGAGCAAAAGGCACGCGATCAGCCATCTCATGGATTATTCACTTTCCAAAATACGCTATACCTATCAGGCCGATGAGCCAGCAATAATAGGCAAATCGTGCAAAATGCCCGCCACTGAGCAATCCCAGGAGCCATCGAATGGCAAATACGCCAGACGCATAAGCGACAATAGCACCGATTAGCAGGGTCCATAGCGCGTTCATTTGTGGGGGATGGGCGAGCAGGTCGCCGACCTCTAATGCGGTTGCGCCCAAAATGATGGGGATGGATAATAAAAAAGAAAATGTTGCGGCTTCGCGGCCGTCCAGCCCGCGCAACAGGCCCATGCCAATGGTTGAACCCGATCTGGAAATTCCCGGCAATACGGCGAGTGCCTGTGCACAGCCGATTAAAATGGCGTCTAAAAATGTAATTTTTACGCGGTTTGCGCGCGCAAACCGCGTGCTCCACAAAATACAGCCGGTCGCGATCAAGAATCCGCACACGGCGATTGGGCTGGCGAAAGCCTCTTTGAGGATGTCTTTGAACAGGATTCCCACGACGCCTGCGGGAATAGATCCGATTATCAACAGGTAGATTGTGTGCCAGGATGCGCTATCGCGTCGCAAACAGCCGACGACTAAGTTGCTGATTCGCACGCGCAATGCGGTTACTATAGCCAGCAAAGTCCCAAAGTGTACGATCACTTCAAAGGTTATATTACCGGTTTGGATGCCCCATGCCGCTTGTCCCAATGCGAGATGTCCCGAACTGCTTACGGGCAAAAATTCGGTTAGCCCTTGCAATAGTCCTAAGAGCATGGCTTCAAATGGTGTCAAGAGATTTCCTCAACAATTCTATCACGGGGGTCATAGATGCATCGTTGCAGATTACAATATCGTAAGCGCGCAGATATGCAGCGCGATTTTCTTCGATTGATTCGTTCAAAAATCCCACGCGAATGATACAGTCTGCATCGGCGTCGTTCACCATCTGTGCATCTTCTATGGTGTCTCCCAGGAGGAGGACGTAGCTCTGTGGGGTACTTGCATGACGCGCTTTGTTAAAGCTGTGAATTATTGGTTCGCAAAATTCCGCCACTGCGCCATGTGTATCGAATATCAATTTGTTTGCCGTTATTGTCACATTTGCAGTGAGCAATGATCTGACTTTTAAGAATTTTGAAATTACGTTGCCAATGCCCGCGGATAAAATTGATAGAGGTATCTCTCTGTCTGCCAATATTTTAAAAAGATCGATGGAACCATCGCGCAAGCGCATGAAATCACGGATAGCAATGTCTTCTATTATCTCTTCGGTAAGTCCGTATTTTTGCATCATCGCAAGTGCCGCCATCCACCAATCGCGCATGGCTTTTTGTTTTTTCCGGTGCGAGATTGTCTGCGATATTTCAATGGGGCGATACCGCGCGTACAGGCGATCCATTTCAACGCGATACGTTTCTCCCAAATAGGCTCCGTGCGCAATTACCGAATAGGAGGTCGCATCTTGCCCATCTTCTGTTCGCGCTTTTGTCAATGTGCGGTCCCAATCGCTGACCACACACAGTTGCCCGGTTCTCGTATGGCTGTTCAATTGCGCGATTTTGCCCTGCAGGACTACCTTATCAGCAATTAATACGCGTTCCATAGTTATTCTTCAATCCGCTCGCTGATCTCACCGGTTTCTTTGTCTTTTACAATTCGCTTCAGGCGTCCATCGGGCATGCGCTCGGTTTTCAGGGTGACAAATGGTGCATCTGTTTCGGTCGATGTGGTTTCCCGATCTATTTCACCGCCGCGCCATTCCATTTCTATCGGCTCCCATTGTTTTGTTTTTGCCGATTTGTAACACGCGTCTATAATCGCATTGACGACATAGCCGTCATACAGTGTTTCCATTGGTTCGCGTCCTTCATCCCAGGCGTTGAACATATCTACAAACATGTCCGAATATCCCAGTTCGGCGACTTCGTCTCCCACTGGGAAGAGCCATCCCGTATCGCCTTCGGCTTTTTCCGCTACATAACCTCCTTGTCCCACAGCCGTGAACATGTCAAATCCAGTGCGCAACCAGTGGTTGAGCCAGATTGTTCCTTCTGTGCCTGCCACCTCATCCCGCAGGTCCATGCCTCCGCGAAATGCCCATCCGACTTCAAATTGGCCCATGGATCCATTTTCAAATTTGATTAATCCAATTCCGTGATCCTCTGCTTCGACTGGATGTACGAGTGTGTCGGACCAGCACATCGCTTCTACTGGGCGAATGCCTTTGCCGATGAAGTTGCGAATGATTTCGATGCAGTGACATCCCATATCGACGATTGCACCGCCACCAGCTTTGTTTATGTCCCAGAACCAATCGCTATGGGGACCGGGGTGTGTTTCGCGCGATCGCACCCATAAGATGCGGCCCAGTGCGCCGTTTTTCACGGATTCGAGGGCTTTTAGGGTTTTGGGAGGATATACCAGGTCTTCGAGATACCCGCCAAATACGCCCGCTTTTTCCACTGCCTCCAGAATTTGCCGGGCTTCCTCAGCAGTGCGGCCGAGAGGTTTGGTACAAAATACGGCTTTGCCGGCTTGTGCCGCGAGTCTTGCGGCTTCGAGGTGTAGATCGTTGGGTAAGCCGATTACCACGCCGTCGGTTTCCTCGTCTTCAATTGCGGTTTTGAGATCCGTTGTCCATTTTGGTATGTCCCATTCTTCCGCAAATGTCCTGGCGCGTTCTTCGGTCCGCGAATACACGACCTGCACGCGATCAATTCCCCGATGTCTGTGCAAGGTCATGGTGTAAAACATTCCGATCAGTCCAGTTCCCAACATGGTCAATTTATGTCCTTCAGCCATTTTAATCTCCTTGTCTTTTTGTATCCTATAGGATACATTTAACAAATGATAGAAATTCGTCAGACAAATGTTTACATGGAAAAAAACAATCATGGCAAAAACAAAAACATACCCCTGGAATGCGGCGACCCATCTGAAGACTAAAGAAGATATCGCCGCGTATCTCGAAGCCGTGCTCGAGGATGGCGACCCCAATTTAATCACTGCTGCCTTGGGCGACATTGCCTGTGCCAAAGGTATGACACAAATTGCTCGGGAAACCGGTCTTGGACGCGCAAGCCTCTACAAAGCATTGTCACCTGAAGGTAATCCGGGTTTTGCCACAGTGCTCAAGGTTATACACGCATTGGGATTTCGATTGCACGCGACCCCTATTTGATTACTAAAAAGCGATCAGTAGTTAGCAAAACAGCGTTGGCTGAATCACGCCTTCATGCGTTAAGAGAAATCTTTTCTTGTCCATCCCTCCAGCATATCCCGTGAGATGACCAGATGCGCCGATTACGCGGTGACACGGTACCACTATTGCTACAGGATTTTTGCCATTGGCCGCGCCCACGGCTTGCGATGCGTCCGTATTGCCCAGTGCACGGGCGATGTCGCCATAGGTTCGCGTCTCTCCAAAGGGTATTTCCAACAGTAATTCCCACACGCGCTTTTGAAAATCTGTTCCTCGCAAATCCAACGGCAAATCAAAAACTTTCAGCGTTCCTTCGAAATACATCGCGAGTTGTTCGTCCGCCGTATTTATGATGGGATGATTCACAGCGCGAGGGAAATTTATCTTCGCCTGTTCCGTGCGATCACCTTCAAATGCAATTGCATGTACGCCATTATCTGAGGCCAACACGGTCAACGGTCCCAGTGGACTTGCCATATCTTCCCAGGTGGTCCCTCGCGGTAATTGTTTGAATATCTGTAGATTGAACACAGCGACCTCCGTGGATAAGTCTTGCCTTATATTATACAAAAAAACGGGACGTATGCTCAAAAGAACATACATTCCGTTAGGGGAGAAAGATGGACAGGTTTACTCAATCGGCTTAAAACAGTATCCCACGCCTCTCACTGTGCGGATCATTTCCTGTGCTGTGCCCAGTTTTACCTCATCTCAATTCTTGAATCCCCTTGTATTCCGTGTTATATTGAGCGGTCAAGTTGTAGGCTCTTAACCATCTACATGGGCAGCGGTGTCACTGACGGCAGTCCCATTAACCCAGAGTTCTGATTCACTGAGTCTGACCTACGGGTTTTATCCTGTTCATCCTTTCATCCTGCTTATCCTGATTCTGACAGTTTTCATGGCCCTTTCATCTGAAATACAAGCTGAAACATCTCCCGCTCCGGATACGATAACGTTTCGGTCTATTTTGTTGGGGTTGGTGACCATTGCGGTTGCGACGTGGTATATGAGTTATTTTGCGGGGAATCTGGTTAAGAGCTATTTGCCCGTGGCTGCTTTGATTCCCTTTGTGATGTGGGTGGGGATCAATGTGGGGTTGATTCATTTCGCGCCGCGATTCGCGCTGTCTCGCATTGAGTTGCTCACGATTTTTTCGATGATGTGGATTGTCGGCAGTTTGCCAGCGGTGGGGTGGGGGTTTTATGCGGTGAGTCTGATTCCGTCGCCCGAGTTTTTCGCCTCGCCGGAAAATCGCTTGCGAGATACGGTCATTCCCTTTTTGCCCAGGTGGTTCTTTTTGGACGCCAATATACCCGATGTGCGGGCGGTGTACACCGGGCGTCATCGCGGCGACCCCGTGCCGTGGTTGCTGTGGGTGCGGCCTTTTTTCTGGTGGTTTGTCGGCTGTATTAGCGCGGTGATGGCGGGTTTTTTTGGCAGCGTGCTTTTTTTTAAGCAGTGGCAGGAAAAAGAGCGTCTGGTCTTTCCCATGTCCGAATTTCCTGTGGCTTTGATCGAGGGCGCAGATGAAGGCCGCGTGCCCGCTGTGTTGCGAGACAAAATTTTCTGGATTGGGTTCTGGTGTGTGGGCGGTGTGATTTGCTGGAATATTGTGGGCTATTTTCAACTGAATATGCCCCGGATTACGATTTTTGATCACTATCTTACCAAAGCCGTGGATTTGGGTCCGTATTTTCCTGCGTATTATTTGCGCGTGCAACCGCTGATTATGGGCCTGGCATATCTTTGTCCGGCCGATATTTTGTTCAGTGTGTGGTTTTACAATGTGATCAATATTTTTAAGGTTGGGCTGCTGAATCGAACGGGCTTTACGGTGGGATTAGAGGGGCAGCCTGCTAAGGCCGGTGAGATTGCGATGCTCGAGATGCACGGCGCGCTGGCTTGCCTGGTGCTGTGGTCGGTGTGGGTTGCGCGGAAGCACTTAAGGGAGACGGTGCAAAAGGCTTTGAACCGTTCCCGCGCAGTTGATGATGGCGTGCCCGTTACGTATCGCACGGCATGGGTTGGGCTGGGGTTGGCAACGGTTGGTGTCGGCGGCTGGATGATGTCCTCGGGAGTGGGGTTCTGGGCGATGGTGGGGCAACTCATTCTGATGTTTATGTGTTATTTCGGCATTGCGAAATACGCGGCCGCAACCGGATTTACCTATCTCAATCCCGCTGGTGGTAAAGGCGTGGCGCTGATTCACTCTGTGATTGGTACGTCGAGGCTTTCGCCCACGTCGCAGTCGATGCTAATTCTGTTCAATCGCAATGTGTTTTTGGGAGCCTCAATCCGAACGACCTGTCTGGCTGCTATTCCGCATATTTTTCGCATGTTTGGCAATTCGCTGCGCCGGCATCCGTGGATATGGGGGATGGTGCCGCTGGCGTATTTGGTCGGGTATATGAGTGCGGGTGGTTTTTATTTGTTTCGGTGTTATGACGAAGGCGGGTTGAATGGGCTGCTGGTGTCGTGGCCTATGGATTCACTCATTTCGCGGGTGCCCTATATTGAGGGCAGCAAAATATCGGTTTTTGATACGCAAAAGCTCGGTGTGTGGTTGTTTGGTTTTGCAGAAGCAGGTGTTTTGACTTATTTGCGTTCGCAGTTTGCGTGGTGGCCTTTTCATCCAGTCGCCATTGCGTTTCCGCCCGGGCGATATGCGTTTTGTTTGTTGCTCGTGTGGCTGGTGAAGGTGGCTGTGTTGCGATTTGGGGGCGTGCAGCTTTACAGGCGGTCGCTGCCGTTCTGGTATGGCGCTATTGTCGGGTATTTATTTGGCATTGCGCTATCGAGTGTTGTGGATGCGATCTGGTTTCCAGATAGCAGGCATTTTGTTCACGGTTGGTAAAGGGGAGTGCGATTATGTCTGATGCAGAAGTAAAAAAGTTATATGGGAGTGCGACAGTGAGCCCGTCGGAAGATGTGGTGGCCGGGTCCTATGGCACGTGGACGCTGACTTATACGGCAGGAGAAAAAGGGGTTGCGAAAGGAGGGGCAATTCGGATTTATACGGATGCGGATTCAGACCGCGCAACGCCTCAGATGGATGATCCCGCAGGGGAAGATTATTTGACGATTGACGTGCCGAGAGAAGCGCGTGTAGGCGCGCTGGTGCAGAGTATGATGTCGCTTTTGCTGACTGTAAATGGGCGCGCTTTGGCAGCGGGCGAGCAGGTCTCGGTGACTTATGGCGATACGACAGGCGGCGGACCGGGGTTTCGGTCACAGACTTTTGCCGAGGCGCAGCACTTTTTCTGGGTGGCGGTTGATGCGGGAGATGGCGAGGCCGAGATATTACCCGATCCGCCGTCTTTGCGCATTGTGGGGGGCGAGGCTGTGAAGCTGGTGGTCAATGCGCCGTCTATTGTCGCGTCTGGCAAACCGTTTCGCATTCAGGTCAAGGCCGAAGATGCCTGGGGGAATCCAGCGGTCTCTTATCGCGGGAATGTGGTGCTCAATGGCAATGATGTGCGCGTGCCGCAAACCGTGAGCTTTGGCGATGCAGACGGGGGCGTGCGGTGGATGGATGAATGTGTGGTGGAGCGCGGGGGGATTCACCGTGTCGATGCCGACGATGGCACACTGGTCGCGCAGAGCAACCCGATTGCATGCCGCAATACAGCACCGCAATTCGCGCTGTATTGGGGAGACTCACACGGTGGTCAGGTGGCTATGGCGGAGAAGATTCCCGATTTTTTCAGGTACGCACGAGATGTTGCAGCCATTCACTTTGCGGGATACCAGCGCAATGATCACGTTTTGAGCAAACGCGATTGGGTGTTGCAGCAAGAAACGGAACGCGCGTATAATCAGCCGGGGCAATTTGTCGCTTTGCCGGGCTTTGAGTGGTCGGCACAAACCACGCGGGGCGGGCATCACAATGTGTATTTTCGGCGGCACGATCAGCCGATCCGCCGGTCCGGACACGAGGGATTGGATGACAAGTCGGACGAAGATACGGATTTGAGGCACATTACAGAGGTCTATGAAGCGTATCGCGGGACGGATACGGTGATTACGGCTCATGTGGGGGGCGAGCATTCCGATTTGCAATACCACGATCCCTATCTGGAACCCGCTGTGGAAGTGACGTCGGATCACGGGACATTTGAGTGGATTTTGCAGGAGACACTTGAGCGCAATTATCGCATGGGATTTTTCGGCGGGAGTGATAGCCACAACGGGCGACCGGGCGGGGATACGCCGGGTTTTCAGCACCGGCGTTATGCCAAGGCGGGATTGGCTGCGGTGTATGCACCCGAGTTGACGATTGAGAGTGTTCTGGACGCGTACAAAGCGCGGCGTATTTACGCGACGACAGGTGCGCGGATTTTGCTGCATACTTCGTGTGAGGACCATTGGATGGGGGAGGAGTTCACAACGGGAAATACACCGCGTATCTCGGCTTTTGTAGCGGGTACTGCGCCGTATGAATCTGTGGAATTGTATCGCGGATTGGAACGGATTTACAGCCATCCGATTGAAGGGGCAAAAGACCGCAATCGCGTGCGTATTTTGTGGGAGGGCGCGAGTCGCAAGAGCAGTTATTCCGGCGTGATCTGGGAGGGTACACTGAGGGTTTCTGGGCGCGCGATTAATGGTGTTGAAAAGATCCGGTTTGACAGTCCGCGATCTCGCGTTTTTGATGTGTCCGATGAGGGGTTGCGCTGGTATTCTGTGGCGTGTGGGTATCGCAGTGGTCTTATTATCGACTTGCCGGGCGATGGCGACGTGGATATTGAATGCGTGGTGAATACTTCGGTTATTACCGGTCCCTTGTTCGGCGATCAGGGTATTAAACCGCCGAGGCGCATGTCTTATGCACCGGCTGAAAAGGTCGGATTTCACGTTGGGTCAAGTGATCTGGAAAATGGTCCGGTGACAATGGAACTGGGACCATTGAATCGGCGCGTGACCATTGATTTCGCGCCCGAGGCACAGGCCGCGGGAGAGGTGTCGTTCGATTTTACTGATGAAGACGCAAAGCCGGGCATTAATCCGTATTATGTTCGCGTGGTACAAACCGATATGGAGATGGCCTGGAGCAGTCCAATTTTTGTGGATTATGCCGTGGAGGAGGATTGAAATGGATGTGACGCGCATTTCAGCGTGTAGTTTTCCGCTTCGGGAAAGAGATCTGGATTATACTTTCAAGGTGATTTCCGAGGCGGGGTTTGACAAAATTGATCTGGTGGGGCGCATGCCGCATTTTTCGGTGACTGATCCCGATTACGATATGGACGAACTGTGTCGGGTATGCGATAAGTACGGCGTGGTGTTAGCAAATATCGGGTCGTACTGCGGGCGAGATTTTGTCGCCGATTCGGAAGATGACAGGCAGGCTGCAATGGATGAAATGAAAAAGACGCTGGATGTGGGGAAGGCGTTTGGTTCAAAGTCCATTCGCATTATGCCGGGTGATGGCAAACGCGCTTCGATTGATACGATAGTGCCCTATTTTCAGGAATCCGCGGAGTACGCCGAGAAATTGGGTATTTACATGGGGATTGAGAATCACGGCACTGAAATTTCTGGCAATCCAGAGGCCTGTCAGGAGATTTGTGAGAAGGTCGATTCAGAGTATTTTGGGATTTTGTACGAGCCGTGTAATTTGATGGCTGCAGGTGCAGATTATAAGTCTGCTTTTGATGTTTTTAAGGATTATATCGTGCATGTGCATATCAAGGATGGCGATTACAACTCGGAAGGGAAGTGGGAGCGGTGCATGCTCGGTGACGGTATTATCGATTATCACTGGGTGTGGGATCAGGTGGAAGCACTGGGCTACGATCGGGACTATGCACTGGAGTTTGAGGTGGGCGATATCGAACCCGTGGAGACGGGGTACCGGAAGTGGTATGAGACGTGGGAGAAGGCGTGAGAAGGTAGAAGTTTGAAGGGAGATGACCGTTGATCGCGGCTTTACAATACCGCAATTGCCGCGTCGAGGCGGGGGAGTATGCGGTCGGCGTTGTCGTGATTTTGATGTGCGGTGAAGAAATTGGGCACGGCGAAGACGGTCATGCCAGCGGCTTTTCCAGATTGTACGCCTGCGGCACTGTCTTCAAATACGACACAGGTTTCGGGCGGGACATCGAGTTTTGCGGCGGTTTTGAGGTAGATTTCCGGGTCGGGTTTGGTATGGGTGACGTCACTGCCCGAAAAAATAGCGCCAAATATGTCGTGGAGCGCGTTGGCATTTACATAGGGCAAGACGCCGTTTTGAAGTGTCGCCTGCATGCGCTGGCGCGGTGTGGATGATGCAATGCCGAGTTTGTAGTGTTTGTTTTGAAGATGTGATAGCAGGTCGAGAAAACCAGGCATGAGGTCAATTTGTTCGGGGTTTGAGATCGCGGTTTCAAATCGGGTCATCCAGGCTTCGTGGAAGTCTTCGGGACGGATCGGCAAGTCGTAGCGTTCGACGGCGTCTGCGCTGTTGCTTTCTACGGGATGTCCAACACAGCGCACATAACCTTCGCGCGGTATGTCAATTCCCAGTTCGTTGAGGGTCTGGTTATAGGTGTTGTAATAAATATTTTCCGTATCGACAATCAGGCCGTCCATATCAAATATGACGGCCTGGTATGGTTTAGGCATGATTTTGTCCTACAAGCTCAAGGTGAGAAGGGAGTCTTCATTCTGGTCGTCAAGAAAAGTTACGATCCGGTCTTTGTTCCGCAACAATAAGTCGGCAACCTGATTGTTCCCAGCATTTTTCCCTACAAGCCATACTACTTTTGGCGGATGACCTTGGGAGAAACTGAGTTGAGGAAAGTCTTTATCCCTTGACACGATTGCAAAACCCTGTTTGGCGGCGTAAGCCCAAATCGCTGGATCAGGTTGGCTCTGAAGACCAACTTGCTTGATACTGGCGGTGCCGGGAAAGGCTTCCGCAAGCCGCGCTACGAGTCGATGGCTCAGGTTCTCATCAAGAAGAAGTTTCACGTTGTGGCACTGGATTCAAATTGGAGTTTATGGAAATCGGAAAAATCCCGTGCAGCGCGGATGTGCTGCGGCGTTAGATCCGGAAAATCAACTAATAGTTCATCCTCAGTCATTCCCCCAGCCAGGTATTCCAATATGTCATAGACGGTAATTCGGGTGCCTTTGAAGCAGGGCTTGCCACTACGGACAAAAGGTCGAGGCTCAATATAGTTTTTGAAGCTCATTTTGCCATACTTCGCGGCATCTTCCCGTAGATGAATCCCGCCTTTAGCCCGTGTAATTTCACTGGATCCATAGTTACGTATTCTTAGGGCGAAATTTGCGGCATTCGCAAGGGCGATCCATTTCTTTTCTTTTGTGGCTATAACGTGGTCATCATCAGTCGCGTAAAGAAAGAAATCAATATCCCCACTATCGTTTTTTTCAGGCAAAATCCCTTCAGTCATCAGGCGAATCAAATATTGCGTGTACATGTGGGCGTAGCACTCTACCCTGGGAATGGCATCGGTAAGTCGTTGGGCAGAGAATACACGGACGTCATCCTTATCTGCTTGGACAAAAGCACGTATCTGGCAGGCGGATATGGCTTGGGTAAGCCACTCTTCTGACCGCATTCCGGCGAGGAATCTCTCCTTCTCTTCGCCTCGCAGTTTAGGTACAGACGAAGACCGCTTTTTTGGATCTTTGGCGTACCACTTTTGAAATCCGGAGATATTTTCCGCCATCAAGGAGATGAGAGCATCCACCCACTCTTGCTCGCCCTTCTCGCGCCATGTCGCTGTAAACGGTACATCCAGGCTCCATCGGTCACGAAGTTCGTAGTTCGGTACGCTTCTGCGAACTTCCTCAAGGCTTTGACCTGTGGCTAAGGCTTGGACAGCGTCGGAATATGAGGATATAGGTTCCGCCAACTTGTAACCAAATACCATAGCCAGATGCGATTCGGGATCCGGAAGTTCGTCTATCCGGTGCTTGAGAATGACTTTAGCCGCTGCCTTTCGATCTGCAAAAGATCTGTTGTTAAGTTTAGATACCAACTCAATGATTGAGATGGGAGAGTAACAGAGGTGCTCTCCAGGTTTTTTGACATCCTCAATGCAGATGCGATTCAGTCCTATGTCGTAAAGCACATTCGTATCAAAAATCACTGTCTTCGCCATGTTGTGCTCCTTTTTGTTTCCCTTCCCGACGCAGGTCTTTGTGAGGAGAGACAGTGCTTACTACGCGACTGCCATCTTGTATTTCAGCGGCTTTATAGCGGGCCACCAATTGGTTGAGATCGCCGCCGCTCTCTTCCAAGAGTTTCTGCCTCGTCTGGTGAATTTCTTCAACAATGGAATCACGCAATTATACCTCCATGAGTTCTTGGGGCGTACAGATTGTTGGCGGGTCGTAACCAAAGGTGCGGCAAATTGTCTCAATCTGAGGCCGCAATATAGCGTTGGCTATATGCGTACAATTCCAAGTTCGGGGGTATGCCAGGCAGTAGCCGACAAG
Coding sequences within it:
- a CDS encoding sugar phosphate isomerase/epimerase → MDVTRISACSFPLRERDLDYTFKVISEAGFDKIDLVGRMPHFSVTDPDYDMDELCRVCDKYGVVLANIGSYCGRDFVADSEDDRQAAMDEMKKTLDVGKAFGSKSIRIMPGDGKRASIDTIVPYFQESAEYAEKLGIYMGIENHGTEISGNPEACQEICEKVDSEYFGILYEPCNLMAAGADYKSAFDVFKDYIVHVHIKDGDYNSEGKWERCMLGDGIIDYHWVWDQVEALGYDRDYALEFEVGDIEPVETGYRKWYETWEKA
- a CDS encoding HAD family phosphatase; this encodes MPKPYQAVIFDMDGLIVDTENIYYNTYNQTLNELGIDIPREGYVRCVGHPVESNSADAVERYDLPIRPEDFHEAWMTRFETAISNPEQIDLMPGFLDLLSHLQNKHYKLGIASSTPRQRMQATLQNGVLPYVNANALHDIFGAIFSGSDVTHTKPDPEIYLKTAAKLDVPPETCVVFEDSAAGVQSGKAAGMTVFAVPNFFTAHQNHDNADRILPRLDAAIAVL
- a CDS encoding DUF5615 family PIN-like protein, which codes for MKLLLDENLSHRLVARLAEAFPGTASIKQVGLQSQPDPAIWAYAAKQGFAIVSRDKDFPQLSFSQGHPPKVVWLVGKNAGNNQVADLLLRNKDRIVTFLDDQNEDSLLTLSL
- a CDS encoding DUF433 domain-containing protein — encoded protein: MSFKNYIEPRPFVRSGKPCFKGTRITVYDILEYLAGGMTEDELLVDFPDLTPQHIRAARDFSDFHKLQFESSATT